One stretch of Pseudomonas fragi DNA includes these proteins:
- the cysM gene encoding cysteine synthase CysM, whose protein sequence is MTLQYPTIADCVGNTPLVRLQRLAGNTSNTLLLKLEGNNPAGSVKDRPALSMIARAEARGQIQPGDTLIEATSGNTGIALAMAAAIKGYKMILIMPDNSSAERKAAMTAYGAELILVSQEEGMEGARDLADQMQAKGLGKVLDQFANGDNPEAHYTGTGPEIWRQTNGTITHFISSMGTTGTIMGVSRYLKEQNPGVQIVGLQPMEGAAIPGIRRWPTEYLPKIYQADRVDRIVDMAQREAEDVTRRLAREEGIFCGVSSGGAVAAMLRLNQEVENAVMVAIICDRGDRYLSTGIYDAPN, encoded by the coding sequence ATGACATTGCAGTACCCAACTATCGCCGATTGCGTCGGCAACACCCCTCTGGTGCGCTTGCAGCGCCTGGCCGGGAACACCTCCAACACCTTGTTGCTCAAGCTCGAAGGGAATAACCCTGCAGGCTCGGTCAAGGACCGTCCGGCTCTGTCGATGATTGCCCGCGCCGAAGCGCGCGGCCAGATCCAGCCCGGCGATACCTTGATCGAAGCCACTTCGGGCAATACCGGTATTGCCCTGGCGATGGCGGCGGCGATCAAGGGCTACAAGATGATCCTGATCATGCCCGACAACTCCAGCGCTGAGCGCAAGGCGGCCATGACCGCCTATGGTGCCGAGCTGATCCTGGTCAGCCAGGAAGAGGGCATGGAAGGTGCCCGCGACCTGGCCGACCAGATGCAGGCCAAGGGCCTGGGCAAGGTGCTCGACCAGTTCGCCAACGGTGACAACCCCGAGGCGCACTACACCGGCACCGGCCCGGAAATCTGGCGCCAGACCAACGGTACCATCACCCACTTCATCAGTTCGATGGGCACCACTGGCACCATCATGGGCGTGTCGCGCTACCTCAAGGAGCAAAATCCAGGGGTTCAAATCGTCGGTTTGCAGCCGATGGAAGGCGCTGCCATCCCGGGTATCCGCCGCTGGCCGACCGAATACCTGCCAAAAATCTATCAGGCCGACCGCGTTGATCGCATCGTCGACATGGCCCAGCGCGAAGCCGAAGACGTCACCCGTCGCCTGGCCCGCGAAGAAGGCATTTTCTGTGGCGTGTCCTCGGGCGGGGCGGTGGCGGCAATGCTGCGCCTGAACCAGGAAGTCGAAAACGCGGTGATGGTCGCGATCATTTGTGACCGGGGCGACCGTTACTTGTCGACCGGCATCTACGACGCACCCAACTGA
- the rlmD gene encoding 23S rRNA (uracil(1939)-C(5))-methyltransferase RlmD, which produces MAKQERGLRFQPAGGTKAAQVPTGKKQRLNIERLANDGRGIAFIEGRTWFVAGALAGEEVEARVLGAHGKVVEARTERVFKASEIRREAPCVHASKCGGCSVQHLPHEEQLALKQRMLAEQLSRVAGVEPQEWAAPLTGPEFGYRRRARIAVRWDARAKHLEVGFRAAGSQDIVAIDHCLVLVQALQPIMTGLPAMLRQLGNPKALGHVELFSGSAIAVLLRHMAPLSDADMNVLQNFCITHNAQLWLQGEDGPQPVDLTRALGYRLEQWDLELAYRPGDFVQVNAGVNEAMVAQAIKWLAPQADERILDLFCGLGNFALPLAKQVREVVAVEGVATMVERAAQNAVSNSLHNAVFFQADLSQPLVDADWAKKGFSAVLLDPPRDGAYEVVRKLSGLGAKRLVYVSCNPATLARDTVELMKQGYRLKRAAILDMFPQTAHVEAMALFEAD; this is translated from the coding sequence ATGGCCAAGCAAGAGAGAGGCCTGCGCTTCCAGCCTGCTGGCGGCACCAAGGCTGCGCAAGTGCCCACGGGCAAGAAACAGCGTTTGAATATCGAGCGCCTGGCCAATGACGGCCGCGGTATTGCCTTTATTGAAGGGCGTACCTGGTTTGTCGCGGGTGCGCTGGCCGGTGAAGAAGTTGAAGCGCGGGTGCTGGGCGCCCACGGTAAAGTCGTTGAGGCGCGTACCGAGCGTGTTTTCAAGGCCAGCGAGATCCGTCGCGAGGCACCCTGTGTCCATGCAAGCAAGTGCGGCGGTTGCAGCGTGCAGCATTTGCCCCATGAAGAGCAGCTTGCACTGAAACAGCGCATGCTGGCCGAGCAACTGTCCCGCGTGGCTGGTGTCGAACCTCAAGAGTGGGCAGCGCCTTTGACCGGCCCCGAGTTCGGCTATCGCCGCCGGGCGCGCATCGCGGTGCGTTGGGATGCGCGGGCCAAGCATCTGGAAGTGGGGTTTCGGGCTGCAGGTAGCCAGGATATCGTCGCCATTGATCACTGTTTGGTTCTGGTACAGGCCTTGCAACCTATCATGACGGGGCTGCCCGCCATGTTGCGTCAACTGGGCAATCCCAAGGCCCTGGGCCATGTGGAGTTGTTCAGCGGCTCGGCGATTGCCGTGCTGTTGCGGCACATGGCGCCGCTCAGTGATGCCGATATGAACGTATTGCAGAATTTTTGCATCACCCATAACGCCCAATTGTGGCTGCAGGGTGAAGACGGGCCGCAACCGGTCGATCTGACCCGTGCGCTGGGCTATCGTCTGGAACAGTGGGATCTGGAGCTGGCGTATCGTCCCGGGGACTTTGTCCAGGTCAATGCCGGCGTCAATGAAGCAATGGTGGCCCAAGCCATAAAGTGGCTTGCACCACAAGCTGACGAACGGATTCTTGACTTGTTCTGTGGGCTGGGTAACTTCGCATTACCACTGGCCAAACAGGTGCGCGAAGTGGTGGCTGTAGAAGGTGTTGCGACCATGGTCGAACGCGCAGCGCAAAACGCGGTCAGTAACAGCCTGCATAATGCAGTGTTTTTTCAGGCCGACCTGTCGCAGCCGCTGGTGGATGCAGACTGGGCCAAGAAGGGGTTCAGTGCGGTGCTGCTTGACCCGCCCCGCGACGGTGCCTATGAGGTGGTACGCAAGCTGTCTGGCCTGGGCGCCAAACGTTTGGTGTATGTGTCGTGCAACCCGGCCACGCTGGCGCGCGACACGGTTGAATTGATGAAACAGGGTTACCGGTTAAAACGTGCCGCAATCCTCGACATGTTCCCGCAAACAGCTCATGTCGAGGCGATGGCGTTATTTGAAGCAGACTAG
- the relA gene encoding GTP diphosphokinase has product MVQVRAHQPINTDGSLNLEAWLDHAVSVDVALDREALKEACEFAREAEQQANAAKNLWTEGTSSFRTGLEIAEILADLKLDQDSLVAAILYRGVREGQIQLPAVSQRFGPVVAKLIDGVLRMAAISASLSPRQSMVLGSQGQVENLRKMLVAMVDDVRVALIKLAERTCAIRAVKNAPDEKRNRVAREVFDIYAPLAHRLGIGHIKWELEDLSFRYLEPEQYKQIATLLHERRLDRERFISDVMNQLRTELEATGVTDADISGRAKHIYSIWRKMQRKGLAFSQIYDVRAVRVLVPEMRDCYTALGIVHTLWRHIPKEFDDYIANPKENGYRSLHTAVIGPEGKVLEVQIRTHAMHEEAELGVCAHWRYKGTDVKAGSNQYEEKISWLRQVLEWHEELGDIGGLADQLRVDIEPDRVYIFTPDGHAIDLPKGATPLDFAYRVHTEIGHNCRGAKINGRIVPLNYSLQTGEQVEIITSKHGTPSRDWLNPNLGYVTTSRARAKIVHWFKLQARDQNVAAGKTMLERELGRLGLPAVDYEKLADKANMRTAEDMYAALGAGDLRLAQLINLAQQQVEPERGSEQMELIPRKATGYKPGKRGDIQIEGVGNLLTQMAGCCQPLPGDAIVGYITQGRGVSIHRQDCASVLQLGSREPERMIQVNWGPIPVSTYPVDIEIRAYDRSGLLRDVSQVLLNERINVLAVNTRSNKENNTALMTLTIEIPGLDALGRLLGRISQLPNIIETRRIGRSEPR; this is encoded by the coding sequence ATGGTACAGGTCAGAGCACACCAGCCGATCAACACCGACGGCAGTCTCAACCTTGAGGCATGGCTCGATCATGCGGTGAGTGTCGATGTGGCGCTGGACCGTGAAGCCTTGAAAGAAGCGTGCGAGTTTGCACGCGAGGCCGAGCAGCAAGCCAATGCCGCGAAAAACCTGTGGACTGAAGGCACATCGAGCTTTCGTACCGGGTTAGAAATCGCCGAGATCCTGGCCGATCTGAAACTGGATCAGGACTCCCTGGTAGCGGCAATTTTGTATCGCGGCGTGCGTGAAGGTCAGATTCAGCTCCCGGCGGTCAGCCAGCGCTTCGGTCCGGTAGTGGCCAAGCTGATTGACGGTGTACTGCGCATGGCGGCCATCAGTGCCAGCCTCAGCCCGCGTCAGTCAATGGTGCTGGGCTCCCAGGGCCAGGTCGAAAACCTGCGCAAGATGCTGGTAGCGATGGTTGATGACGTTCGCGTGGCACTGATCAAGCTGGCTGAACGTACCTGCGCGATTCGCGCTGTCAAAAACGCCCCGGACGAAAAGCGCAACCGCGTCGCCCGCGAGGTGTTCGATATTTATGCGCCACTGGCGCACCGCCTGGGCATCGGCCATATCAAGTGGGAACTGGAGGATTTGTCCTTCCGTTACCTGGAACCCGAGCAGTACAAACAAATTGCCACCTTGCTGCATGAGCGGCGCCTCGACCGCGAGCGCTTTATCAGCGATGTGATGAACCAGCTGCGTACCGAGCTGGAAGCCACCGGGGTGACCGACGCCGACATCAGCGGCCGGGCCAAGCATATCTACTCGATCTGGCGCAAAATGCAGCGCAAGGGCCTGGCCTTCAGCCAGATCTATGACGTGCGTGCGGTGCGGGTTCTGGTGCCGGAGATGCGCGATTGCTACACCGCGCTGGGCATCGTTCATACCCTGTGGCGGCATATCCCCAAAGAATTCGACGACTATATCGCCAACCCCAAGGAGAACGGCTACCGCTCGCTGCACACTGCCGTGATCGGGCCTGAAGGCAAGGTGCTCGAAGTGCAGATCCGCACCCACGCCATGCACGAAGAGGCCGAGCTGGGGGTTTGCGCGCACTGGCGTTACAAGGGCACCGACGTCAAGGCCGGGTCCAACCAGTACGAAGAGAAAATCTCGTGGTTGCGCCAGGTGCTGGAATGGCACGAAGAGCTGGGTGATATCGGCGGGCTGGCCGATCAGCTGCGGGTCGATATCGAGCCGGACCGGGTATACATCTTTACCCCGGACGGGCATGCCATCGACTTGCCCAAAGGGGCGACGCCGCTGGACTTTGCCTACCGGGTGCACACCGAAATCGGCCACAACTGCCGTGGTGCCAAGATCAACGGGCGCATCGTGCCGCTCAACTACAGCCTGCAGACCGGTGAGCAGGTCGAGATCATCACCAGCAAGCACGGTACGCCGAGCCGCGACTGGCTGAACCCGAACCTGGGCTATGTCACCACCTCGCGGGCGCGGGCCAAGATCGTCCACTGGTTCAAGCTGCAGGCCCGCGACCAGAACGTCGCGGCCGGCAAGACCATGCTCGAGCGCGAACTCGGCCGTTTGGGCCTGCCTGCGGTGGACTACGAGAAGCTCGCCGACAAGGCCAACATGCGCACCGCCGAGGACATGTACGCGGCGCTTGGCGCGGGCGACTTGCGCCTGGCGCAGTTGATCAACCTGGCCCAGCAACAGGTCGAGCCCGAGCGCGGCAGCGAACAGATGGAGCTGATCCCGCGCAAGGCCACGGGCTACAAGCCGGGCAAGCGCGGCGATATCCAGATCGAAGGCGTCGGCAACCTGCTGACCCAGATGGCCGGCTGCTGCCAGCCGTTGCCGGGGGATGCGATCGTCGGTTACATCACCCAGGGCCGTGGCGTCAGCATCCACCGCCAGGACTGCGCCTCGGTGCTGCAACTGGGCAGCCGTGAGCCGGAGCGGATGATCCAGGTTAACTGGGGGCCGATCCCGGTTTCGACGTATCCGGTGGATATCGAGATCCGCGCCTATGATCGTTCCGGTTTGCTGCGTGACGTTTCCCAGGTGCTGCTCAACGAGCGGATCAACGTGCTGGCGGTCAACACCCGCTCGAACAAGGAAAACAACACGGCGTTGATGACCCTGACCATCGAGATCCCGGGGCTGGACGCACTGGGGCGCTTGCTGGGGCGTATCTCGCAACTGCCGAACATCATCGAAACCCGCCGGATCGGGCGCAGCGAGCCGCGCTGA
- the mazG gene encoding nucleoside triphosphate pyrophosphohydrolase produces the protein MYNLDDLLHLMARLRDPQYGCPWDIKQTYATLVPYTLEEAYEVADAIEQGDFEHLQGELGDLLFQVVYYSQLAREEGRFEFAAVIDSITRKLIRRHPHVFPTGDLYAPLDVPRLSEEQVKVRWDEIKAEERAEKSAAPEQLSLLDDVPVALPALSRAAKLQKRAAQVGFDWPAALPVLDKVREELDEVLEAMADNDSSAIHEEIGDLLFSVVNLARHLKVDPETALRGANTKFDRRFRFIEQALRDTLRPIESCTLEDLDALWGEAKRQEKNLPSCG, from the coding sequence ATGTATAACCTCGACGACCTGCTTCACCTTATGGCCCGCCTGCGCGATCCGCAATATGGCTGCCCGTGGGATATCAAGCAGACGTATGCCACCCTCGTGCCCTACACCCTTGAAGAAGCCTACGAGGTTGCTGACGCGATCGAGCAGGGCGACTTCGAGCACCTGCAGGGTGAACTCGGCGATTTGCTGTTCCAGGTGGTGTATTACAGCCAGCTGGCCCGCGAAGAAGGCCGTTTCGAATTTGCCGCGGTGATCGACAGCATCACCCGCAAGCTGATCCGCCGTCACCCCCATGTGTTTCCAACTGGCGACCTGTATGCGCCGCTGGATGTGCCGCGCCTGAGCGAAGAACAGGTCAAGGTACGCTGGGATGAGATCAAGGCCGAGGAGCGCGCAGAAAAATCTGCAGCCCCCGAGCAGTTGTCCTTGCTGGATGATGTGCCAGTAGCCCTGCCGGCGTTGTCCCGTGCCGCCAAGCTGCAAAAGCGCGCCGCCCAGGTCGGTTTTGACTGGCCAGCAGCCTTGCCGGTGCTGGACAAGGTACGAGAGGAGCTGGACGAAGTGCTGGAGGCCATGGCTGACAACGATTCGTCGGCCATTCATGAGGAAATAGGCGACCTGCTGTTTTCCGTGGTCAACCTGGCCCGTCATCTTAAAGTGGACCCTGAAACCGCCTTGCGTGGCGCCAATACAAAATTTGATCGACGTTTCCGGTTTATTGAGCAGGCATTGCGCGATACCCTGCGTCCCATTGAAAGTTGCACCCTTGAAGACCTGGACGCCCTGTGGGGCGAAGCCAAGCGCCAGGAAAAGAATTTGCCCAGCTGCGGCTGA
- a CDS encoding DUF2058 domain-containing protein, producing the protein MSISLRDQLLKAGLVNEKQAKQAGKEKQKQQRLAHKGQIELDDTQQRLAAEAKAEKVKRDQELNRQQQEKVEQKARAAQIKQLIEVSRLPKLNTEDYYNFVDDKKVKRLSVNTLMRNKLANGSLAIVQHQGGYEVIPREAALKIQERDPRRIVQLNILVEPKTPEEDDPYAAYQIPDDLMW; encoded by the coding sequence ATGAGCATTTCCCTACGCGACCAGTTGCTCAAAGCCGGACTGGTCAACGAGAAGCAGGCCAAGCAGGCCGGCAAAGAAAAACAGAAGCAGCAGCGCCTGGCCCACAAGGGCCAGATCGAGCTGGACGACACCCAGCAGCGCCTGGCTGCCGAGGCCAAGGCCGAGAAGGTCAAGCGTGACCAGGAACTGAACCGCCAGCAGCAGGAAAAGGTCGAGCAAAAGGCCCGTGCTGCGCAGATCAAGCAATTGATCGAAGTGTCGCGCTTGCCCAAGCTGAACACCGAGGACTACTACAACTTCGTTGACGACAAGAAGGTCAAGCGCCTGTCGGTAAACACCCTGATGCGCAACAAACTGGCCAATGGCTCGCTGGCGATCGTGCAGCACCAGGGCGGCTATGAAGTCATCCCCCGTGAGGCGGCGTTGAAGATCCAGGAGCGCGACCCGCGCCGGATCGTGCAGCTGAACATCCTGGTTGAGCCGAAAACCCCGGAAGAAGACGATCCTTACGCGGCATACCAGATTCCTGATGACCTGATGTGGTAA
- a CDS encoding DUF3108 domain-containing protein, with the protein MRRALLLALSLLAIPAVQAADLQPFKASYTADWKQLPMSGSAERSLTKSDNGIWTLNFKASMLVASLNEESTLKIEKNALIPLTYHFERGGLGKAKKIDLDFDWATKMVTGTDQGDAVKVPLLSGMLDKSTYQLALQRDVEAGKKSMSYQVVDGNDVDTYDFRVIGPEVVETKAGKVDAIKVERVRDPTQNKRITEMWFAKNWDSLLVKLRQVEKDGKEYNIMLLDGTVNGKPVKGN; encoded by the coding sequence ATGCGTCGTGCCCTGCTTCTCGCCCTTAGCCTGCTGGCTATTCCAGCAGTCCAAGCGGCCGATCTTCAGCCTTTCAAGGCCAGCTACACCGCAGACTGGAAACAGCTGCCCATGAGCGGTTCTGCCGAGCGCAGCCTGACCAAGAGCGACAACGGCATCTGGACCTTGAACTTCAAGGCATCGATGCTGGTGGCCAGCCTGAACGAAGAAAGCACGCTCAAGATCGAGAAAAACGCGCTGATCCCGCTCACCTACCACTTTGAACGTGGTGGCCTGGGCAAAGCGAAAAAGATCGATCTGGATTTCGACTGGGCGACCAAAATGGTCACCGGCACCGATCAGGGCGACGCAGTCAAAGTGCCTTTGCTCAGCGGCATGCTCGACAAGTCCACCTACCAGCTGGCGCTGCAGCGTGACGTAGAAGCCGGCAAGAAGTCCATGAGCTACCAGGTGGTTGACGGTAATGACGTGGACACCTATGACTTCCGCGTGATCGGCCCTGAAGTGGTTGAAACCAAGGCAGGCAAGGTCGACGCCATCAAGGTTGAGCGCGTACGCGACCCGACACAGAACAAGCGCATCACCGAAATGTGGTTCGCCAAGAACTGGGATTCGCTGCTGGTCAAACTGCGTCAGGTCGAAAAAGACGGCAAGGAATACAACATCATGCTGCTGGACGGCACGGTGAACGGCAAACCGGTCAAGGGCAACTAA
- the purN gene encoding phosphoribosylglycinamide formyltransferase: protein MPDTCDVVVLLSGTGSNLQALIDSDDVKASPANIRAVISNRADAYGLQRAKDAGIDTRVLDHKAFEGREAFDAALIEVIDEFKPQLVVLAGFMRILSADFVRHYQGRLLNIHPSLLPKYKGLHTHQRALEAGDGEHGCSVHFVTEELDGGPLVVQAVIPVESDDSPHSLAQRVHAQEHRIYPLAVRWFAEGRLSLDEQGALLDGQLLAASGHLIRT, encoded by the coding sequence ATGCCTGATACCTGTGATGTAGTGGTGCTGCTTTCCGGCACCGGCAGCAACTTGCAGGCCTTGATCGACAGCGATGACGTCAAGGCCAGCCCGGCAAACATCCGCGCGGTTATCTCCAACCGCGCCGACGCCTACGGCCTGCAACGCGCCAAAGACGCGGGTATCGATACCCGCGTACTGGATCACAAGGCATTCGAGGGCCGCGAGGCCTTCGATGCTGCACTGATCGAAGTCATCGACGAATTCAAACCGCAACTGGTGGTTCTGGCCGGGTTCATGCGCATTCTCAGCGCAGATTTCGTGCGTCACTATCAGGGGCGCCTGCTCAATATCCACCCCTCCCTGCTGCCCAAGTACAAAGGCTTGCACACCCATCAGCGGGCGCTGGAAGCGGGTGATGGCGAGCACGGCTGCAGCGTGCACTTTGTGACCGAGGAACTCGACGGCGGGCCTCTGGTCGTACAGGCAGTGATACCGGTAGAGTCCGATGACTCGCCACACAGTCTGGCGCAACGGGTTCACGCCCAGGAACACCGGATTTATCCGCTTGCAGTGCGCTGGTTTGCCGAAGGTCGCTTGTCTCTTGACGAGCAAGGCGCATTATTGGACGGTCAATTACTTGCGGCCAGCGGCCACTTGATACGAACCTAG
- the purM gene encoding phosphoribosylformylglycinamidine cyclo-ligase, with protein MSKQPSLSYKDAGVDIDAGEALVERIKSVAKRTARPEVMGGLGGFGALCEIPAGYKQPVLVSGTDGVGTKLRLALNLNKHDSIGIDLVAMCVNDLIVCGAEPLFFLDYYATGKLNVETATQVVTGIGAGCELSGCSLVGGETAEMPGMYEGEDYDLAGFCVGVVEKSEIIDGSKVAAGDALLALPSSGPHSNGYSLIRKIIEVSGADIENIQLDGKPLTDLLMAPTRIYVKPLLKLIKETGVVKAMAHITGGGLLDNIPRVLPKGAQAVVDVASWQRPAVFDWLQEKGNVDEHEMHRVLNCGVGMVICVAQADVETALNVLREAGEQPWVIGQIATAAEGAAQVELQNIKAH; from the coding sequence ATGAGCAAGCAACCATCCCTGAGCTACAAAGACGCCGGTGTAGACATCGACGCCGGTGAAGCATTGGTCGAACGCATCAAGAGCGTGGCCAAGCGCACTGCACGCCCGGAAGTGATGGGCGGCCTCGGCGGTTTTGGCGCCCTCTGCGAAATTCCGGCTGGCTACAAGCAGCCTGTTCTGGTTTCCGGCACTGACGGCGTCGGCACCAAGCTGCGCCTGGCGCTGAACCTGAACAAGCACGACAGCATCGGTATCGACCTGGTTGCCATGTGCGTCAACGACCTGATCGTATGCGGCGCCGAGCCTCTGTTCTTCCTTGACTACTACGCCACCGGCAAGCTCAACGTTGAAACCGCAACCCAGGTGGTTACCGGTATCGGCGCTGGCTGCGAACTGTCCGGTTGCTCCCTGGTGGGCGGCGAAACCGCTGAAATGCCAGGCATGTACGAAGGCGAAGACTACGACCTGGCCGGCTTCTGCGTTGGCGTTGTCGAAAAATCCGAGATCATCGACGGTTCCAAAGTAGCGGCCGGCGACGCCCTGCTCGCCCTGCCGTCCTCGGGCCCGCACTCCAACGGCTACTCGCTGATCCGCAAGATCATCGAAGTGTCGGGTGCCGACATCGAAAACATCCAGCTCGACGGCAAGCCACTGACCGACCTGCTGATGGCGCCGACCCGCATCTACGTCAAGCCGTTGCTCAAGCTGATCAAGGAAACCGGCGTGGTCAAGGCAATGGCCCACATCACTGGTGGTGGCCTGCTCGACAACATCCCGCGCGTTCTGCCAAAAGGCGCCCAGGCCGTGGTTGACGTTGCCAGCTGGCAGCGCCCTGCCGTATTCGACTGGCTGCAGGAAAAAGGCAACGTGGACGAGCACGAAATGCACCGCGTGCTGAACTGCGGTGTTGGCATGGTGATCTGCGTGGCCCAGGCCGATGTTGAAACCGCGCTGAACGTACTGCGTGAAGCGGGCGAGCAGCCTTGGGTCATCGGCCAGATCGCAACCGCCGCTGAAGGCGCTGCGCAAGTTGAGCTGCAAAACATCAAGGCGCACTAA
- a CDS encoding DUF2066 domain-containing protein yields the protein MRLSQFLAVGCLSFFSLASHAEILTGLYQVREPVASQSPDERIQATQKALETLVLRLTGDAKALQSPGLEAIRKDPQQIISRFGYDAGPPESLQVDFDPVSTDRALRQAGLSLWGSNRPALLGWWLNDSIEGSSLVGDGQSVAEPLRRAAQHRGLPLRLPLADLSEQLVGTAENLEGSNPAPLKDASERYGADALLAVHAREDDGKWTAKWRLWVGDQQEQGSAQAADQAALADAVMLAVSERLAPRYAVKPGVSSEQLLEVQGMTLQRYAQLGHLLEPFGAQLKRVDGDRIVYLVNGSAEQLRSQLGLAQLQEVPAGQVPAVTDAGQAPGLAAVPAAQLRFRW from the coding sequence ATGCGTCTTAGCCAATTTTTAGCTGTCGGCTGTTTATCTTTTTTTAGCCTGGCCAGTCATGCCGAAATTTTAACGGGGCTGTATCAGGTCCGCGAGCCGGTCGCCAGCCAGTCACCAGATGAGCGTATCCAGGCCACGCAAAAAGCCCTGGAGACCCTGGTGCTGCGTTTGACCGGGGATGCCAAGGCGCTTCAAAGCCCCGGGCTTGAGGCGATTCGCAAGGACCCGCAGCAAATCATCAGCCGGTTTGGCTATGACGCCGGCCCGCCGGAAAGCCTGCAGGTCGATTTCGACCCGGTCAGCACTGATCGTGCTTTACGCCAGGCTGGTTTGTCGCTGTGGGGCAGCAACCGTCCGGCATTGCTCGGCTGGTGGCTGAACGACTCGATCGAGGGTTCGAGTCTGGTCGGTGACGGTCAGTCCGTGGCCGAGCCGTTGCGTCGCGCCGCACAGCATCGTGGCTTGCCGTTGCGCTTGCCGTTGGCAGACTTGAGTGAGCAGCTGGTGGGTACCGCAGAAAACCTTGAGGGCAGCAACCCTGCCCCATTGAAGGACGCTTCCGAGCGTTACGGGGCTGATGCCCTGCTGGCCGTGCATGCCCGTGAAGACGATGGCAAGTGGACAGCCAAGTGGCGCCTGTGGGTCGGTGACCAGCAAGAGCAGGGCAGTGCTCAGGCAGCGGATCAGGCCGCCCTGGCGGATGCCGTGATGCTGGCGGTGAGCGAGCGTCTGGCCCCGCGTTATGCCGTCAAGCCGGGGGTGTCCTCGGAGCAGTTGCTGGAGGTGCAGGGCATGACGCTGCAACGCTACGCCCAGTTGGGACATTTGCTTGAGCCGTTTGGCGCGCAACTTAAGCGTGTCGACGGTGATCGTATTGTGTATCTGGTCAACGGCAGTGCCGAGCAGTTGCGCTCGCAACTGGGGCTGGCGCAGTTGCAGGAAGTACCGGCAGGGCAGGTGCCTGCAGTGACGGATGCAGGGCAGGCGCCAGGTCTGGCTGCGGTGCCGGCAGCACAGTTGCGGTTTCGCTGGTAG
- a CDS encoding AI-2E family transporter, which yields MADSRRWVWWGVALGFALFVYFLHPILTPFLVAIVLAYMFDPVVDRLERFGLSRTWGVVAVFTVFTVILMTLLLVLVPLLAKQLLKLYQLAPQILDWLQHTAMPWVQAKFGLSDSFWKFDKIKAAITEHMGQATDIVGIVLSQATASSLALIGFLANLVLIPVVAFYLLRDWNVMMAKIRGLLPRARAEQIVSLAKECHDVLGAFVRGQLLVMLALGVIYSAGLMLVGLELGLLIGLMAGVAAIVPYMGFIVGIGAALVAGLFQFGGDLYPMLGIVAVFMVGQALEGTVLTPLLVGDKIGMHPVAVIFAILAGGELFGFTGVLLALPVAAVIMVLVRHVQDLYKDSQVYKGSEDPQL from the coding sequence ATGGCTGATTCGCGACGGTGGGTGTGGTGGGGTGTGGCGCTGGGGTTCGCCCTTTTTGTGTATTTCCTGCATCCGATACTCACGCCATTTCTGGTCGCGATCGTCCTGGCCTATATGTTCGATCCTGTGGTCGACCGGCTGGAAAGGTTCGGGCTTTCAAGAACCTGGGGCGTGGTGGCGGTCTTTACCGTGTTCACTGTCATTTTGATGACATTGTTGCTGGTACTGGTGCCGCTGCTGGCCAAGCAGCTGTTGAAGCTCTATCAATTGGCACCGCAGATCCTCGACTGGTTGCAGCACACCGCAATGCCGTGGGTGCAGGCCAAGTTCGGTTTGAGTGACAGTTTCTGGAAGTTCGACAAGATCAAGGCAGCGATCACCGAGCACATGGGGCAGGCCACTGACATTGTTGGCATCGTCTTGTCCCAGGCCACGGCTTCCAGCCTGGCGCTGATCGGCTTTTTGGCCAATCTGGTGCTGATTCCGGTGGTGGCGTTCTACCTGTTGCGTGACTGGAACGTCATGATGGCCAAGATTCGCGGCTTGTTGCCGCGCGCCCGGGCCGAGCAGATTGTGTCGCTGGCCAAGGAGTGTCACGACGTGCTTGGCGCGTTTGTGCGCGGGCAGTTGCTGGTGATGCTGGCACTGGGGGTGATCTACTCGGCAGGCCTGATGCTGGTCGGCCTCGAGTTGGGCCTGTTGATCGGCTTGATGGCAGGGGTAGCGGCCATCGTGCCGTATATGGGCTTTATTGTCGGTATCGGTGCGGCGTTGGTCGCCGGTTTGTTCCAGTTTGGCGGGGATCTGTATCCGATGCTCGGCATCGTGGCGGTGTTTATGGTCGGTCAGGCGCTGGAGGGCACGGTCCTTACGCCACTGCTGGTGGGCGACAAGATCGGCATGCACCCGGTGGCGGTGATCTTCGCGATTCTGGCGGGCGGCGAGCTGTTCGGTTTTACCGGGGTCTTGCTGGCTTTGCCGGTCGCGGCCGTGATCATGGTGCTGGTGCGTCATGTGCAGGATCTGTACAAGGACTCCCAGGTCTATAAAGGCAGTGAAGACCCGCAGTTGTAA